The following are encoded in a window of Rissa tridactyla isolate bRisTri1 chromosome 3, bRisTri1.patW.cur.20221130, whole genome shotgun sequence genomic DNA:
- the KLHL31 gene encoding kelch-like protein 31: protein MAPKKKNVKKNKADINEMTIIVEDGPLSKLNVLNGLLDGGNGFSCISSEVSDPSYSPNLLEGLSRMRQENFLCDLTISTKTKSFSVHKVVMASSSDYFHNILKKDPSTQRVDLNDVSPLGLATVITYAYTGKLTLSLYTIGSIISTAIYLQIHTLVKMCCDFLIQEINVENCMYVANIAETYGLKTTKEAAHKFIRDNFIEFSETDQFLKLTFDQINELLADDDLQLPSEIVAFQIAIKWLEFDQKRVKFAADLLGNIRFGTISAQDLVNYVQTVPRMMQDADCHKLLVDAMNYHLLPYHQNTLQSRRTRIRGGFRVLVTVGGRPALTEKSLSRDILYRDPENGWKKLSEMPAKSFNQCVTVMDGFLYVAGGEDQNDARNQAKHAVSNFCRYDPRFNTWIHLANMNQRRTHFSLNVFNGLLFAVGGRNSEGCLSSVECYVPATNQWQMKAPLEVPRCCHASAVVDGRILVTGGYINNAYSRSVCMYDPSKDSWQDKSSLSTPRGWHCAVSLLERVYVMGGSQLGGRAERVDVLPVECYSPYTGQWSYAAPLQTGVSTAGASTLNGKIYLVGGWNEIEKKYKKCIQCYNPDLNEWTEEDELPEATVGVSCCTISMPNTKTRESRASSVSSVPVSI, encoded by the exons ATGGCCCCTAAGAAGAAGAATGTGAAGAAGAACAAAGCAGATATCAATGAAATGACTATCATTGTAGAAGATGGCCCCCTCAGTAAACTAAATGTCTTGAATGGACTCTTAGATGGAGGAAATGGTTTCAGCTGCATCTCATCTGAAGTTTCCGACCCATCATATAGCCCAAATCTCTTGGAAGGTCTAAGCAGAATGAGAcaagaaaattttctttgtgATTTGACTATCAGTACCAAAACCAAATCCTTCAGTGTTCATAAGGTGGTGATGGCTTCAAGCAGTGACTACTTTCATAACATCTTAAAGAAAGATCCCTCCACTCAACGAGTAGACCTCAATGACGTATCCCCGTTGGGTCTAGCTACTGTTATCACCTATGCTTACACTGGAAAACTTACTCTCTCACTTTATACAATAGGTAGTATTATTTCCACAGCAATTTATCTGCAGATTCACACCCTTGTAAAGATGTGCTGTGATTTTCTGATCCAAGAAATCAATGTTGAGAATTGTATGTACGTGGCCAATATTGCAGAAACATATGGACTAAAAACAACTAAGGAAGCAGCACACAAATTTATTAGAGACAACTTCATTGAATTTTCAGAAACGGATCAGTTCTTAAAACTTACTTTTGATCAGATTAACGAACTTCTTGCAGATGACGACTTGCAGTTGCCTTCTGAAATTGTTGCATTCCAGATTGCAATAAAATGGCTGGAATTTGACCAAAAAAGAGTAAAGTTTGCTGCCGATCTCTTAGGTAACATCCGCTTTGGTACCATCTCAGCTCAAGACCTTGTCAATTATGTTCAAACTGTGCCGAGAATGATGCAAGATGCTGACTGCCATAAGCTCCTAGTGGATGCCATGAACTATCATTTGCTTCCCTACCACCAGAATACACTGCAGTCCAGAAGAACGAGGATCCGTGGAGGTTTCAGAGTCTTAGTTACTGTAGGGGGACGTCCTGCGCTAACAGAAAAGTCTCTTAGCAGAGACATCTTGTACAGAGATCCGGAAAATGGATGGAAAAAGCTGAGTGAAATGCCTGCTAAAAGTTTTAATCAGTGTGTGACGGTGATGGATGGATTTCTCTATGTGGCTGGTGGGGAAGACCAGAACGATGCCAGGAACCAAGCTAAGCATGCAGTCAGCAATTTCTGCAG ATACGATCCTCGTTTCAACACCTGGATTCACCTGGCAAACATGAATCAGCGGCGCACCCACTTTAGCCTGAATGTGTTCAATGGCCTCCTTTTTGCAGTGGGAGGTCGCAACTCTGAGGGGTGCCTCTCCTCGGTCGAATGCTATGTGCCCGCAACTAACCAGTGGCAGatgaaggcacctctggaggtgcCCAGGTGCTGCCACGCCAGCGCGGTGGTGGATGGTCGCATCCTGGTGACAGGAGGTTACATTAATAACGCTTACTCTCGCTCGGTGTGCATGTACGACCCCAGCAAAGATAGCTGGCAGGATAAGTCCAGCCTCAGCACCCCAAGGGGGTGGCACTGCGCGGTGTCCCTTCTGGAGAGGGTCTACGTCATGGGTGGGTCTCAGCTGGGGGGGCGAGCTGAAAGGGTGGACGTTCTCCCCGTGGAGTGTTACAGTCCTTACACAGGGCAATGGAGTTACGCGGCGCCTCTTCAAACCGGAGTTAGCACGGCTGGCGCCTCCACCCTTAACGGGAAAATTTATTTAGTGGGTGGCTGgaatgaaatagagaaaaaatataaGAAGTGCATTCAGTGCTATAACCCGGATCTCAACGAATGGACAGAGGAAGATGAGCTGCCCGAGGCCACAGTGGGGGTATCCTGTTGTACGATATCCATGCCCAACACCAAGACAAGGGAGTCCAGGGCCAGCTCAGTCTCTTCTGTCCCAGTCAGTATTTGA